Proteins from one Clostridium cellulovorans 743B genomic window:
- a CDS encoding magnesium transporter: MEKLYNFFWSKVRNTNVFDEYGDCIGRLYDMYVMTEEGYPKIIGYKVKKDGEILNYEFKAIDFKRDKNKNIYVSVKGARDILPTTYSYLLSRHLLDRSIVDINGKKLVRVNDVRLAEMAGDIRIVAVDAGINGVLRKYKVYKMFKMISKIFKHKTDTELILWDNLESIDMVQNRSIKLNVPYKKISKLHPADLADIIESMDIEYRNKIFENLDDDLAAETLEEIEPGVQAEILEHLSESRTTDVLENMPNDEIADILDEVDDATAEKILISMEKEDAEEIRNLMKYSETTVGSIMNKDFISFNINVTVNETLEILKEMEIDEEVAYYIYIIDEDGIIEGSVRLIQLLQDDKNSTLRDIMDTNIITVSDEDLRENAFEAIVKYNLFAVPVVDKKNKLCGIVVIHDLLDEYFQGNTRKIFK, translated from the coding sequence ATGGAGAAATTATACAACTTCTTTTGGAGTAAGGTTCGAAACACCAATGTGTTCGATGAATATGGAGATTGTATTGGAAGACTATACGACATGTATGTTATGACAGAAGAGGGATATCCAAAGATTATTGGATACAAAGTAAAAAAAGATGGAGAAATACTTAATTACGAGTTCAAAGCTATAGATTTTAAAAGAGATAAAAACAAAAATATATATGTATCAGTAAAAGGTGCAAGAGATATATTACCTACAACATATTCGTATCTTTTATCGAGGCATCTTTTAGATCGTTCTATAGTAGATATTAATGGAAAAAAGTTAGTCAGAGTAAATGATGTAAGGCTTGCAGAGATGGCTGGAGATATAAGAATTGTTGCAGTAGATGCAGGTATAAATGGTGTTCTAAGAAAATATAAAGTTTATAAAATGTTTAAGATGATATCTAAGATTTTCAAACATAAAACTGACACAGAGTTGATTTTATGGGATAATCTAGAATCTATTGATATGGTTCAAAATAGAAGTATAAAATTGAATGTTCCATATAAAAAGATATCAAAACTTCATCCAGCAGACCTTGCAGATATAATTGAAAGCATGGATATTGAATACAGAAATAAGATTTTTGAAAACCTAGATGACGATTTAGCAGCAGAAACTTTAGAGGAAATCGAGCCAGGGGTTCAAGCTGAAATTTTAGAGCATCTAAGCGAAAGTAGAACCACTGATGTTTTAGAGAATATGCCTAATGATGAGATTGCTGATATTTTAGATGAAGTAGATGATGCTACAGCTGAGAAAATATTAATCAGTATGGAAAAAGAAGATGCTGAAGAAATCAGAAATTTAATGAAATACAGTGAGACCACTGTAGGAAGTATAATGAATAAAGATTTTATTTCTTTCAATATAAATGTTACTGTAAATGAAACCTTAGAAATATTAAAAGAAATGGAGATCGATGAAGAGGTTGCTTATTATATCTATATAATCGATGAAGATGGAATTATTGAAGGTTCTGTGAGGTTGATTCAGTTATTACAGGATGATAAGAACAGTACACTTCGTGATATTATGGATACTAATATAATAACGGTTTCTGATGAAGATCTTAGGGAAAATGCCTTTGAAGCAATAGTAAAATATAACTTGTTTGCGGTGCCAGTAGTGGATAAAAAGAATAAGTTATGTGGTATAGTAGTTATTCATGATCTTTTAGATGAGTATTTCCAAGGTAATACACGAAAAATATTTAAGTAG
- the epsC gene encoding serine O-acetyltransferase EpsC — protein MFKNIRYDIKRVMEQDPAANSKLEVFFLYPCIHAMIAYRIAHVLYKKRIFFLARLISQLSRFFTGIEIHPGAKIGKGLVIDHGMGVVIGETAEVGDNVLLYHGVTLGGTGKDKGKRHPTVGNNVIIGTGAKVLGNIVIGDNAKIGANAVVLKSIQAGATAVGIPAKVILPKEPPKGDVIKFEDITKKSCF, from the coding sequence GTGTTTAAAAATATAAGATATGATATAAAAAGAGTTATGGAACAAGATCCAGCAGCAAATAGTAAACTTGAGGTTTTCTTTTTATACCCATGTATTCATGCTATGATCGCATATAGAATAGCTCATGTACTCTATAAAAAGAGGATATTTTTCTTAGCTAGATTGATATCACAACTTTCGAGATTCTTTACAGGGATAGAAATACACCCAGGAGCAAAAATTGGTAAAGGTTTAGTTATTGATCACGGTATGGGTGTTGTTATTGGTGAAACGGCAGAAGTTGGGGATAATGTTCTTTTATATCATGGAGTTACGCTAGGTGGAACAGGAAAAGATAAAGGTAAAAGACACCCTACGGTGGGAAATAATGTGATAATAGGAACTGGGGCTAAAGTTCTTGGGAATATTGTTATTGGTGATAATGCAAAAATTGGAGCTAATGCTGTAGTTTTAAAAAGCATTCAAGCAGGTGCAACAGCAGTAGGAATCCCAGCTAAGGTGATATTACCCAAGGAGCCACCAAAAGGAGACGTAATTAAGTTTGAGGATATAACAAAAAAGAGTTGCTTTTAG
- the queG gene encoding tRNA epoxyqueuosine(34) reductase QueG yields the protein MDIKEEIKHFCKSLGLNTVGFMRARIFHELRPFYERRKELGVFNSFEESDIEKKINPFLYLHEAKTIITVAFPYKYKESFEDKVYFSRYTRGKDYHKVAYTYLQRICEFIKSFGYDAVALVDSNSLPERYIAAEAGVGFIGKNNMLITEKYGSYVFLGEIITDALIDPDAKIESKCGECNLCIKACPVKAIGEEYNDSNKCLSYLTQKKDLTDEEMESLKGRLFGCDTCQRVCEFNQYTEEANLKELNPYEFMEHVDVKEIAHIDKKIFKDKYIKTSCGWRGKNILQRNALIALFSQGNGEEVDYEKITSDYVKEYYNRLLNRYKL from the coding sequence ATGGATATAAAGGAAGAAATAAAACACTTTTGTAAAAGTCTTGGACTAAATACAGTGGGATTTATGAGAGCAAGAATCTTTCATGAGTTAAGGCCATTTTATGAAAGACGAAAAGAACTAGGAGTTTTTAATAGTTTTGAAGAATCAGATATTGAAAAGAAAATAAATCCTTTTTTATATTTGCATGAAGCAAAAACAATTATAACTGTTGCATTTCCTTATAAATATAAAGAATCCTTTGAAGATAAGGTATATTTCTCTAGATACACTAGGGGTAAAGATTACCACAAGGTAGCGTATACTTATCTTCAGAGGATTTGTGAATTTATAAAGAGTTTTGGTTATGATGCAGTGGCTTTAGTGGATAGTAATAGTTTGCCTGAAAGATATATCGCAGCAGAAGCTGGAGTTGGATTTATAGGCAAAAATAATATGCTTATAACCGAAAAGTATGGCTCTTATGTTTTTTTAGGAGAAATAATTACTGATGCATTAATTGATCCTGATGCAAAGATAGAAAGTAAATGCGGAGAGTGCAATTTATGTATAAAAGCATGTCCGGTAAAAGCTATTGGTGAAGAATATAATGATTCCAATAAGTGCTTATCTTACTTGACTCAAAAGAAAGATTTAACTGATGAAGAAATGGAGTCATTGAAAGGAAGGCTTTTTGGTTGTGATACTTGCCAGCGGGTTTGTGAATTTAACCAGTATACTGAAGAAGCTAATTTAAAAGAGCTTAATCCCTATGAGTTTATGGAACATGTAGATGTGAAAGAAATTGCACATATAGATAAAAAAATATTTAAGGATAAGTATATCAAAACCTCTTGCGGATGGAGAGGAAAAAATATACTCCAAAGAAATGCACTTATAGCATTATTTTCTCAAGGAAATGGTGAAGAGGTAGATTATGAAAAAATTACTTCTGACTACGTTAAAGAGTACTATAATAGACTTTTGAACAGGTATAAACTATAA
- a CDS encoding lysophospholipid acyltransferase family protein, which translates to MVKDIIGKIVTMLPKSVGEKVARFMLKNFILNKANIKVEGIDTAKNVSGPIIFICNHLSNADGPVLSGVLEPYDPTFVAGVKLSQNNFTKLGILAVKTTPIKPDTADKVGLSNIVSIAKKGGNIVIFPEGTRSRNGKMIKAKKGLYLIAKLTKATIVPIGMWGTEKFMPINDNGMEKEKVNRTDIHIKIGEPFTLRPRAAEEDKKQYEEAVVEEAMTKIAELLPEEYRGEYSI; encoded by the coding sequence TTGGTTAAAGATATTATAGGAAAAATAGTTACAATGTTACCGAAAAGTGTCGGAGAAAAAGTTGCAAGGTTTATGTTAAAGAATTTTATATTAAACAAAGCAAATATAAAGGTTGAAGGTATAGACACTGCGAAAAACGTAAGCGGACCTATAATTTTTATATGTAATCATTTAAGTAATGCTGATGGACCAGTTTTAAGTGGTGTGTTAGAACCCTATGATCCTACTTTTGTGGCTGGGGTTAAATTGTCTCAGAATAATTTTACTAAGTTGGGCATACTAGCTGTAAAGACAACTCCTATAAAGCCAGACACTGCTGATAAGGTAGGGTTATCAAATATAGTTTCTATTGCCAAAAAAGGAGGGAATATTGTGATATTCCCAGAAGGTACTAGGAGCAGAAATGGTAAGATGATTAAAGCGAAGAAGGGATTATATCTTATTGCTAAGCTTACAAAAGCAACTATAGTTCCTATTGGTATGTGGGGGACAGAAAAATTCATGCCCATAAATGATAATGGTATGGAAAAGGAAAAAGTAAATAGAACAGATATACATATAAAAATTGGAGAACCATTTACTTTAAGACCAAGAGCTGCTGAGGAAGATAAGAAGCAATATGAAGAAGCTGTTGTGGAGGAAGCAATGACTAAAATCGCTGAACTTTTACCAGAAGAGTACCGTGGAGAATATAGCATATAA
- the nth gene encoding endonuclease III, translated as MDKEKSKIVIDKLSEMYPNAKCELNFHSAYELLIATMMSAQSTDVRVNIITEDLFENYYTPEQMVTLSEEELQEKIKSCGLYKSKAKNILATSRILIEKYNGQVPKSIEELTTLPGVGKKTANVVASNVFGIPAIAVDTHVFRVANRIGIAEGKTPEKVEEQLMEAIPKEKWSDSHHYLIWHGRRICKARKPECEVCNLKYECNYYNKR; from the coding sequence ATGGATAAAGAAAAGTCAAAAATAGTTATAGATAAACTAAGTGAGATGTATCCAAACGCTAAGTGTGAGTTGAATTTTCACAGTGCTTATGAATTGTTAATAGCTACTATGATGTCAGCACAATCTACTGATGTTAGGGTGAATATAATTACTGAGGATTTATTTGAAAATTATTATACACCAGAGCAAATGGTAACTTTAAGTGAGGAAGAATTGCAAGAAAAAATAAAATCCTGCGGATTGTATAAAAGTAAAGCTAAAAATATATTGGCTACAAGTAGGATATTGATAGAAAAATATAATGGACAGGTACCAAAATCTATTGAAGAGCTTACAACACTACCAGGGGTGGGAAAGAAGACTGCCAATGTAGTAGCTTCAAATGTTTTTGGAATACCTGCAATAGCGGTAGATACTCATGTTTTTAGAGTGGCAAATCGTATAGGTATTGCAGAGGGGAAAACTCCAGAAAAGGTTGAAGAACAGCTAATGGAGGCAATTCCTAAAGAAAAATGGAGCGACTCACATCATTACTTAATTTGGCATGGACGCAGAATTTGTAAAGCAAGAAAGCCAGAGTGTGAGGTTTGCAATTTGAAATATGAATGTAATTATTACAATAAAAGGTAA